Proteins from a single region of Ziziphus jujuba cultivar Dongzao chromosome 1, ASM3175591v1:
- the LOC107419999 gene encoding NDR1/HIN1-like protein 26 — translation MQISLFFTFHAEHLKFFCLPSLLGYHPHYINTATDSNFQNHIQNPLASFSVRKKKKKKMFKSSTRIPIKSPTDPGPIKRHHTAGYYAHRVRDSLTTQVSKIVCTIFLGLLFIIGLITFILWLSLRPHRPRFHIHEFSVPGLSQDTGFANAQISFNASARNSNHDIGIYYDAMDGAVYYRDQQIGSLPGLLYPFYQDPKNTTLVEGVFSGATLTVSSERWMEFQNDRAHGTVVFRLEMTSRIRFKISTWTSKGHRMHANCEVSVGSDGSILPASKDKRCPVYFA, via the coding sequence ATGCAAATATCCTTATTCTTTACTTTCCATGCAGAACACCTAAAATTCTTCTGCTTACCTTCTCTTCTCGGCTACCATCCTCACTACATAAACACCGCAACAGACTCCAATTTTCAAAATCACATCCAAAACCCTCTCGCATCCTTCTctgtcagaaaaaaaaaaaaaaaaaaaatgttcaagtCCTCCACCCGAATACCCATAAAAAGTCCCACGGATCCCGGACCCATTAAGCGCCACCACACGGCCGGCTACTATGCCCACCGGGTCAGGGACAGCCTCACCACCCAGGTCTCCAAGATCGTATGCACCATTTTCTTGGgacttctttttattattggtttgattacttttataCTGTGGCTTAGCCTGCGTCCACACCGCCCAAGATTTCATATTCATGAATTTTCGGTTCCGGGTTTGAGCCAAGATACTGGGTTTGCGAACGCTCAGATTTCGTTTAATGCCTCGGCCCGGAACTCGAACCACGATATTGGGATATACTATGATGCCATGGACGGGGCGGTTTATTACCGGGACCAACAGATCGGGTCGCTTCCGGGGCTGCTGTACCCGTTTTATCAGGATCCGAAGAACACAACCTTGGTTGAAGGTGTGTTTAGTGGGGCCACTCTAACTGTGAGTAGCGAGCGTTGGATGGAGTTCCAGAATGATCGAGCACATGGAACGGTGGTATTTCGTCTTGAAATGACGTCCAGGATCAGATTTAAGATATCCACGTGGACGAGTAAGGGCCACCGGATGCATGCCAACTGTGAAGTGAGTGTGGGCTCGGACGGCTCGATCTTGCCCGCTTCTAAAGATAAGAGATGCCCTGTCTATTTCGCCTGA
- the LOC107419403 gene encoding NDR1/HIN1-like protein 3 has product MSGMCKNSESLTPIYFWFLQVLILWGALAAIILLSITPNSPIYTITDVRGNFSLLNQTSFIRNNSLIFNIEISNPNNRIGVYFDYIHMTLNHNGSTVGNEQHVPGFYQGFKWTTPCKVAVKADQKFLKWVAGGGTTELRVGLKTVVRYEIFGWKTKHHPMNVAARVPIFSYRNIIAGKMMNITLHHQRI; this is encoded by the coding sequence ATGTCTGGGATGTGTAAAAACTCCGAATCTCTAACTCCTATCTATTTTTGGTTTCTGCAAGTTCTGATTTTGTGGGGAGCGTTGGCTGCAATAATACTGCTGAGTATAACTCCAAATAGTCCCATTTACACAATCACCGACGTTCGTGGGAATTTTTCATTACtaaaccaaactagcttcatcaGAAACAACTCTTTGATCTTCAACATCGAAATCTCAAACCCGAATAACAGAATCggtgtttattttgattatattcaCATGACCCTAAATCATAACGGTTCTACAGTTGGAAACGAGCAGCATGTACCGGGTTTCTACCAAGGCTTCAAGTGGACTACTCCATGCAAAGTTGCAGTGAAAGCTGACCAAAAGTTTCTCAAATGGGTTGCAGGAGGTGGGACTACTGAATTGAGGGTCGGATTGAAGACAGTAGTTCGGTATGAGATATTTGGATGGAAGACAAAGCATCATCCAATGAATGTTGCAGCACGTGTTCCTATTTTTTCCTATAGAAATATAATAGCGGGAAAGATGATGAACATAACGCTTCACCATCAACGCATTTGA
- the LOC107419413 gene encoding probable UDP-3-O-acylglucosamine N-acyltransferase 2, mitochondrial isoform X1, protein MAPSVGRLVTAFGSATGIANFIFNKACLQGLPALSLLRSVATHTFSISPEAPEDGAGTNHNEFQRWDNGGGTFHKSACIDPTAVVEIGAIVHPKSFVGAYAHIGSGAVIGPSVSIGQATKIGYNVTLCSCTVGDLCVIHNGVCIGQDGFGFMVDEHGTMLKKPQMLNAQIGNHVEIGANTCIDRGSWRDTVIGDHSKIDNLVQIGHNVVIGKCCMLCGQVGIAGSVTSVLRLIAVSPRISKNLGIMVVSQLYQFMSGEDKLQRVGIFRIISNQIKFWWVLRLALLLRSSQTLSAISKKENKLRDIMYT, encoded by the exons ATGGCACCGAGTGTTGGAAGGTTAGTAACTGCATTTGGCTCGGCCACTGGAATCGCCAACTTCATCTTCAACAAAGCATGTCTGCAAGGCCTTCCAGCATTGTCTCTGTTGCGTTCTGTTGCTACTCATACTTTCTCCATCAGTCCTGAAGCACCCG AAGATGGTGCTGGAACAAATCACAACGAGTTTCAGAGATGGGATAATGGAGGAGGGACTTTCCACAAGTCAGCCTGCATTGATCCAACTGCTGTTGTAGAGATTGGTGCTATAGTTCATCCAAAGTCTTTCGTGGGTGCCTATGCTCATATTGGATCAGGAGCTGTTATTGGACCTTCTGTTAGCATTGGTCAAGCGACAAAGATAGG GTATAATGTTACACTCTGCAGTTGTACTGTAGGTGATTTGTGTGTGATACACAATGGAGTTTGCATTGGTCAAGATG GGTTTGGGTTTATGGTGGATGAGCATGGAACTATGTTAAAGAAACCTCAG ATGCTGAATGCTCAGATAGGGAACCATGTGGAGATTGGTGCAAATACTTGCATTGACAGGGGCAG TTGGAGAGATACAGTTATAGGGGATCATTCAAAGATTGATAATTTAGTTCAG ATTGGTCATAATGTAGTCATTGGGAAGTGTTGCATGCTTTGTGGGCAAGTTGGGATTGCAGGATCAGTGAC GTCCGTCTTGCGGCTAATAGCTGTGTCACCAAGGATATCAAAGAACCTGGGGATTATGGTGGTTTCCCAGCT GTACCAATTCATGAGTGGCGAAGACAAATTGCAAAGAGTAGGAATCTTTAGAATAATTAGTAACCAAATCAAGTTCTGGTGGGTATTAAGGCTTGCTCTATTGTTACGTTCTTCTCAGACATTGAGTGCAATTAGCAAAAAAGAGAACAAGCTGAGAGATATCATGTACACTTAA
- the LOC107419413 gene encoding probable UDP-3-O-acylglucosamine N-acyltransferase 2, mitochondrial isoform X2, producing MAPSVGRLVTAFGSATGIANFIFNKACLQGLPALSLLRSVATHTFSISPEAPEDGAGTNHNEFQRWDNGGGTFHKSACIDPTAVVEIGAIVHPKSFVGAYAHIGSGAVIGPSVSIGQATKIGYNVTLCSCTVGDLCVIHNGVCIGQDGFGFMVDEHGTMLKKPQMLNAQIGNHVEIGANTCIDRGSWRDTVIGDHSKIDNLVQIGHNVVIGKCCMLCGQVGIAGSVTIGDYVTMGGRVAVRDHVSIVSKVRLAANSCVTKDIKEPGDYGGFPAVPIHEWRRQIAKSRNL from the exons ATGGCACCGAGTGTTGGAAGGTTAGTAACTGCATTTGGCTCGGCCACTGGAATCGCCAACTTCATCTTCAACAAAGCATGTCTGCAAGGCCTTCCAGCATTGTCTCTGTTGCGTTCTGTTGCTACTCATACTTTCTCCATCAGTCCTGAAGCACCCG AAGATGGTGCTGGAACAAATCACAACGAGTTTCAGAGATGGGATAATGGAGGAGGGACTTTCCACAAGTCAGCCTGCATTGATCCAACTGCTGTTGTAGAGATTGGTGCTATAGTTCATCCAAAGTCTTTCGTGGGTGCCTATGCTCATATTGGATCAGGAGCTGTTATTGGACCTTCTGTTAGCATTGGTCAAGCGACAAAGATAGG GTATAATGTTACACTCTGCAGTTGTACTGTAGGTGATTTGTGTGTGATACACAATGGAGTTTGCATTGGTCAAGATG GGTTTGGGTTTATGGTGGATGAGCATGGAACTATGTTAAAGAAACCTCAG ATGCTGAATGCTCAGATAGGGAACCATGTGGAGATTGGTGCAAATACTTGCATTGACAGGGGCAG TTGGAGAGATACAGTTATAGGGGATCATTCAAAGATTGATAATTTAGTTCAG ATTGGTCATAATGTAGTCATTGGGAAGTGTTGCATGCTTTGTGGGCAAGTTGGGATTGCAGGATCAGTGAC GATAGGAGACTATGTAACTATGGGGGGAAGGGTAGCGGTTCGTGATCATGTTTCTATTGTATCAAAG GTCCGTCTTGCGGCTAATAGCTGTGTCACCAAGGATATCAAAGAACCTGGGGATTATGGTGGTTTCCCAGCT GTACCAATTCATGAGTGGCGAAGACAAATTGCAAAGAGTAGGAATCTTTAG